One genomic window of Osmia bicornis bicornis chromosome 5, iOsmBic2.1, whole genome shotgun sequence includes the following:
- the LOC123987791 gene encoding histone H3: MARTKQTARKSTGGKAPRKQLATKAARKSAPATGGVKKPHRYRPGTVALREIRRYQKSTELLIRKLPFQRLVREIAQDFKTDLRFQSSAVMALQEASEAYLVGLFEDTNLCAIHAKRVTIMPKDIQLARRIRGERA; this comes from the coding sequence ATGGCTCGTACTAAGCAAACCGCTCGTAAATCTACCGGTGGAAAGGCTCCACGGAAACAGTTGGCTACCAAAGCTGCTCGTAAAAGTGCGCCTGCAACGGGAGGAGTGAAGAAACCTCATCGCTATAGGCCTGGAACTGTAGCTCTCAGAGAAATTCGAAGATACCAAAAAAGTACGGAACTCTTAATCCGAAAATTACCTTTCCAACGTCTCGTTCGTGAAATAGCTCAAGACTTCAAAACCGATCTTCGTTTCCAAAGTTCTGCTGTGATGGCTTTGCAAGAAGCCAGCGAAGCTTACCTTGTTGGACTTTTTGAGGATACCAACTTGTGTGCTATTCATGCCAAACGAGTTACAATCATGCCAAAGGACATCCAACTTGCTCGCCGTATTCGTGGAGAAAGAGCTTAA